The region aatttcaaataaaatctgagcaaagacttgaaagaGGTGACGTCAATTCTACACGCTTGTCTCAAGAATAAAATTCCACTGACTTACAATCTAAGTATCCAGTTTTAATTCTAGCGTGCTGCTATAATTCTGCTTCCTCAAATGTTCCTTTCTAGTAAGCAGGGACTGCAATACCAGgtcaatattaaaaagaaggatattaacatattaacaggataataaaatattaacaagaaggactgcattttgaaaaatgacGCTGCCCTAAAGATACATACCTTTCCAAGAGTAATGACTTTAGTATGAGGAAAGGTACAGGTGGAAGAAAGAAGGGGCTCTAACGCTGACCCTACAGACCACTGCGACGCCTGAAATCTCGATAGCGGTCTCACTGTAAGGCTGCTCCGCAATGGTGACGCAGGGCTCTTCCTATCATTACTATGTAGTTCTATTTCCTGATCCGAGAAAGGAACGGCGGAAAATCAGGTAAACCCCGCAGGGTGCTTCTGGACCAGGAATTTTCTGTGACGCCGCAACCTGCGCCCGGGTCCAGTCAGACAGCCGCATCCAGGTCCGACGCGCATTCCTGGTTGGCGGATTCGTCACTTCTTGGTGTcagaagttaaaatgaaaattcacagTTCCCTACTTCGGAAGCCCTTCTTGtccaagaaaacagaagcaagagcAACTCCAAGtccttgaatctttttttttctctcgtgGCTTCCACAATATCTACACCCTGTCTGCCGGGGACTTGCGTCGAAAGTGACGACGCGGACGCTCAGGCCTCGGTTTCCAGCGCGCAGTCGCGGCGGCCCCTCGCTCCCGCCCTAGCCGGGAGGTCCGACGTGGAAGTTGCTGGCTGACCAAGCTTCCAAAGAAACTGTCTGGGAGCTAAGAGTCCGAGCCGGAGCCGGAGCGCAGGCCTAGGCGAGGGGAGGTGGCGGCGCCAAGACTCGAATAGGAGTCGCTGCCGAGGTCGGGGCCAGTCTCTGACAGTCGACGAGGGCGGACAGGCGGTTCATCATGGGTGAGAGATCTGAGAAGGGAGTCTGGGCGCACCGAGAGGCCGAGGCCGagggggctggggttggggagaggaggaaCAGAGGGGCAGGCCTGGGAAGCCCGGATTACTTCACTCACCTTGGCTCTTGTGCGTGGACTCTGCCTGGAACCTTCGCTTCCTGTCTGCCCGCGGCGTCAGGGGTGGGTCACCGCGGGCAGGTGAACTTTTCCCTTACCTCCTCGGACCCAGCGCCGCTTGCTGGACGGAGTTGGTCTGCGAAGCTTGGCAACATGTCAGTTGCAAGTTCACTAAGGTTTCTTGGGTGAAAGATGAGCTCTGACCTTGTAGTGGCAGCTTGATACTTTCTCCCTGGTCGCTGGGACAGCGTCAGTTTAAAATCCAAAAGGTGTTGCTCGTAATGTTTTATTGCCAACACGGCATTTATCTGCTTGCCTGTAACTTTTCCTGTAAGAGAGGAATGTGGAGAGGGTAGTGGGCAGGGAAAGTATTACTGGTCAGTGATGACGTTTTAAACTCAATTTTTGGAGTGCTAATTGAGAGATCTACATTGTCGTCAAAAGCAGCAGGTAGAGAGCTTCGCTCCCCACTGGAGCCCAAATGAAGGTGCACATTTTTATCTTGCTCACAACTCTCCAAGTGATGCAGATTCTTTGGGTTATTTAAATACCTCAGCTATTTTCTGGGGAGTTTTCATCTTGCTCTGAAACATCAGAAGTGCCTTCTTGTCTTTTTGCATAACCCTGTCAGTTTTTTTCCTACTGCCTGTTTTTAACCTGTAAGAAAGGATTTTGTCAAGTCACACTCCTTATGTTACAAACTTTCAGTCTTCTCTAGCCCATGGTGGATTCATTTTTCCagacttgtttttaattttgtcatttctttgtaaaataactAGGTGTTGTTTGTGAGCATCATTTCTGTTGTCAGCTTTTTTATATTGTTAGTGTAActtttttctaatcttttcaATTGTCTTTTGGTAAGAAAGGGCCAGAGTGCTTTTATTGGGTAGGGAGGGGTAATCATTAAAGAaagaacttattttaaaagagctTCTTGTTTGATTGTAGAAATAGTAAAGATTCTGAATTTCCACCTCTGTCACTCTTAGgggttattttatttaaacacacATCAACAATTTAATCTATTACTGGGAGGCCCTGCTGAGACAGAggatgattttaaattttaactttttttcagcTGTATTGAGGTATGACTGacaaaaattatgtatatttaaggtgtacagcatgataTTTTGATATATGTGTACACTGTGAAGTGATTACCACATTCAAGCTGATTAACATGTCCATCACCTTACAGTTACCCTTTTTGTGTGTGGGATGAGAACACTTTGAGATCTGCTGTcttggaaaatttcaaatgtacattatttattaaatatagttaCCATGATGTTCATTAGATCTCCAGAATGAATCTTCTAATCAAAGTGTATATCCTTTGACTAACACTGACTGTGTCCTTTTCCCCACTTTCCTAGCatctggtaaccaccattctattctctgttcACAAGTGCTTTTATATTACACAATACCTTGTGTATAGGAAGCTTTCTGGTAATAGTTCATGGTATGTTGAATgtagctttttattattttttaaatgttttccatcaaaaacaatttttgttatttttggctTCTGTCTCAATTTCTTTGCAAGTTACATTCCTTACAGAGAATTCTCAGTGATTGAAAGTACTCATGGTACTGCTGTTGTACAGCAATAATAACTGCTTCTCCTGTTCAAGGACCTCATTGTCCCACTCTCATTCTAATTTGCTCTTTAATGAGGATATCACGTTAAGCTATCCATATTCTCTTGTTTAGAAAGTGAGCTCCATGAGGGGAGtcatatttctcttatttttgagtATATCTTCTGAGCCTGCCTAACATAGTATCCAGGACATGGTAACAATCAGTAATTACTAGTGTGATGTTGAATGATGTATTTCACTGGAAGCAATGTGCCTATGAATGGAGGAAAATATTACAATGTTACTGAATTTAGTATAGCTTTTAAAGAGCAAGATTAAATGTTTTGTGGATTTGGTCCTTGAAATgatattgaaatacatttttgttattttctaagGTGGCTTTTTCTCAAGCATTTTTTCCAGTCTGTTTGGAACTCGGGAAATGAGGATTTTAATTTTGGGATTAGATGGAGCAGGAAAAACTACAATTTTGTACAGATTACAGGTTGGAGAAGTTGTGACTACTATTCCTAGTAAGTGTTGGTATGATAAACTAATTATAAATAGGGGCTTTTGTTTTccattgaaaaaaatttatttctgtatacATATGTAATGTAATTAATAAGATTTGTAGACTTCTGTGAGCATAATATTGAcaacatttttttcataaatttacaGACAGTTTGGTGTAATTTATGAACCCCTGTGCATGGCTGGGTTCTGCTGTTTAGAGCTGTTTTAAAAGTTGGGTAGAGTTAAGCCACATAGTATCATTGAGAGCCAGTATCTTTAttgataaaatgaagataataaatattcattggctTTGAAAATAAAGCCAGTGAATAAGGAAAATGAATCAGGTATATAAAATACTTTGTAAATCTGAGTAAAGAATTACCAGTATGTTGATACTAAGTTATACTATTACAtgtgcagtgtttttttttctgtacttgttattatttgattaaaattagtttttttttttttttagtaatcctattgattatttttaaaaatctgagttgAAGAGACTGAGTGTTGAATTaatctggaatttaaaaatatccagaaaagtAACACCTTTAAATCAATTGATATCTTAGAAAAATATTCTTCAGTAGTCCTAATTTACTACATAAGAAGACTGTTCTGTTACTTGCCCTGAAGATTAGTATACTTAAACTAAGTTTAATAGTTTGTAGACTTTGCTCAAGAATACTTGTGTCTTTAAGTTACTCCGTCACTCAAGGTATTTCTATTTAGTACTATTTATAtttccagattaaaaaagaaaagtctagcTTTTACAAAAGAACTTTTTGAGCTGTGTCATCTGTTAGTTCTTGGTACCACCTTCAAgaaatttcagcttctttggctttTGGTTCTCAAATCACCCATCTGTGCTGCAGTTGAGTCGTGGTGGCCCCTGCGGTACCCACAGCTCAGTGGATTGCGTTTCAGCAAATGTGATTTATACCACGTCCTTCTCCTCTGCAAATAAACATTTGTAATTGAGGTTGAATATGGTGATTACACTGCTACCTAATTCTAAGGGAGACATCATGAActtggtttttacttttttactcaGATTTGCTATAGTAATTTTTTTATACTTGCCATATATACTCTTAAGCATTGTTTACCAGTATAAACTTAAATCTAAAAAATTAATTGTCCAATTATAGCTATAAGTTATATTTTACTtcgatttttttttgtttgtaaaattttattaatttttatatgtatagcTCCTTATATGTATAGAGGATGCTATATGTATAGCATCCTCTCCAGCTcctctggattcctttcattgaAAATAATAGTATCTTGCCTTAGGCATGTGATGCCAAGCCCCACCTAAGAAGGATGGCAGGGGAAGGGGTTGAGACTCCTCCCTTTGACCATCTAGCTGTGACCTTACTGTGGATGAGTTCTTGAGGAAGTCTTCAGAGGGCCTGTGAGATTCCCTGCCTTAGCAAACTCAGCCTCCATAAAGAGGTATACAGCCATTGCTGTGCCTTACTGAAGTTTAGAATCTAGGCTTTTATCCTATTTGCTATCTACCAAAATTCCATTTTTGTAATATGTTTACAACTGTCCTAAGTATAACTTTCTGAATGCTTTTGTATGCCAGTGTTTAACATAACAGGATTTCCATTTAGCTAAGAATATCTAATTGCAGAGGTGGCTGGGGGTTCTTCTATACCCTGAAAGTGGGATTGATCTTGCTTATTGTgggggggaggtgtgtgtgtatgtatagcaCAGCATACTGTCGTAAATGGAATAGTATTTGAACTAATAATGTGATTCAACATTTACCACTAATCGCTGAAACTCAGGACACTTTGAAGACAGAATGTATTAGTCTACATACACTGTTAATCTGCTTTCTTTTCCAGCCATTGGATTTAACGTTGAGACAGTAACATACAAGAACCTTAAGTTCCAGGTCTGGGATTTGGGAGGACAGACGAGCATCAGGTATGGCACAAAGGCCAGACCATCTTGTAGTATTGGGGTCTTTATTGCTCTTTTAGGGTTAACAGCAGTAAACCAAAGTATGTCTTCTTTTGTAATGTAATGGGAGCCACCTAGTTTAAAATGAGGTAAAACCGCCTTATTCTCTCAATTAAATCTGAGAATTAAAGATTttcaactaaaaaattaaaatctacgGAAGTCAGTTTTTCCTATATCACTTGGATGAGAATTTTTTCCATGCAAGTCTGAAGACCGGATTACTtcagtcaggtcagttcagtcgctcagtcatgtccaactctttgtgaccctatgaaccgcagcatgccaggcctccctgtccatcaccaactctgggagtccacccaaacccacgtccatcgagtcgatgatgccatccagccatctcatcctccgtcgttcccttctcctcctgccctcaatctttcccagcatcagggtcttttcaaatgagtcagctcttcgcatcaggtggccgaagtactggagtttcagcttcagcatcagtccttccaatgaacacccaggactgatctcctttaggatggactggttggatctccttgcagtccaagggactctcaagagtcttctccaacaccacagtttaaaagcatcaattcttcagtgctcagctttatttatagtccaactctcacatccatacatgaccactggaaaaaccatagccttgactagacggacctttgttggcaaagtaatgtctctgctttttaatatgctgtctaggttggtcataactttccttccagggagtaagcatcttttaatttcatggctgcagtcaccatctgcagtgattttggagcccagaaaaataaagtcagccgctgtttccactgtttccccatctatctgccgtgaagtgataggactggatgccatgatcttagttttctgaatgttgagctttaagccagctttttcactctcctttcactttcatcaagaggctctttagttcttcactttctgccataagggtgtagtttttaaataaaaagaatcctcTAGTTAATTCTTGTCAGTCCCTTCCTCTGTGAAGCAGACTGTTTTGGATTTAATGAAAATACCTTTTGGGCTCACCATTTAGGACTGGATGCATTCCCCAAGCATTCTGCTGCcttttaactcattttatttcttgaacCACTTTGGGGTCATTTgttaattttagccatttctaCTTCTTGTCTTCAGTGATCAATTTAAAGTCTGtgactaaaattatttttaaagaacccATTTCTCTTAAGGAGTTTCTAGTTAAAGATTTATAAGATACAGTGATCAGGTCTGTATGAAACATTTTTTCATCAGTACATTTAGTGATTTTATAGATTCTTCTCTCAGCCTGTAGTCTAAACTCATTCTGAAGCTCCTTGATCCTATGTTCTATCAATATTCTTTCTACCCATTCCCATCTGAGGGATATGATACATGTCCATCAGAAACAATCATTATGGCATTGATACTGATACGGGTGGGAAAGGATTGGCAAGTAACACCCTTCACCCCACCATAGCCAAGTCCTAGAATATAAATTAACCTatcagtttcatttttcaaataataatatattctccctttctgaattttctttaggCCATACTGGAGATGTTATTATTCAAACACAGATGCAGTCATTTATGTAGTAGACAGTTGTGACCGAGACCGAATTGGCATTTCCAAATCAGAGTTAGTTGCTATGTTGGAGgtaagaaaactattaaaatgtgGGTAAGTCATTTATATTTCCtagctctttttattatttattgtcacATGCAGAAATAATTAAAAGGGAAACAACAGGGGTCTCCCCCACACCCACGTCTTTAGTATCATGTTCTTTTATGCAAATTACTTTCTATTCCAAAAATACTGTTGGGGAGAGagttgaagacaaaaaaaaatttccagtccTATAACTTCCTTTAAATTCCTTAACTTCCAGAAAATTCAGAGCTAAACCCTTTCTAAACTGAAGTGACCATTCTAAGTCACTCCTGTGAAGtgattgtttttttaatgtctttatttctgGTTGTATAAATTAGCATATGGAAGCAGAtttattatataagtatataaatgatAAAGTATATTTGTTTTAGAAgcactgaagcccagagaagtcTGGATTTCTGGCACAGTTCTGGCCTGTTTGCCTCTCCCAGCTGTATcattttttcactcttccctgCGTTTGCAGTGCCTCAGCTGCACCGGTATCTCTTTTCTGTGCTCACTGAGTTTGTGTACCTGACGCCTGGTTTAGGGTTTTGCACTTGCCTCTCCTACTTGGAATTCTCTTTCCCTAAATCTTTGTGTAGCTGTCTTCATGACATGTTTTATCTCATGTTTCTTCCTCAGAGAGGAGGTCTCAGTTGTCTTCTAACTCTTTATCTTACTTTATTCTTTCTAACTACTTAccatttctttccattattttaaacGTATTTGTTTACTTATGTATGCTTCCCACCCTAAAGTGTAAAGTTCTTTGCATTTACCTTGTACCGCTGATGTGTGGAACAGTGTATAATAGCTCTTAACTAAAAACCCAATACATTACATTCACTGAGGTTTGTAAGACACTGATAAGCTAACTGAATTTAGAGGGTACATTAAGTAGTCACTTAAAAGATCTTAAAATTGTTAAATAAGCTTCTCAAATGTACTAGTGATTAACTTAATAATGAAATTGCCTTTGCTTGAGAAAATTAGATGTATAGGTTTCCTTTTCCCACTGAAACAATGATTCTGACTTACTCAATTATTAAATGTTTAAGTTCTAGACAACTTGATTCCTAGTTAGAAGCAAGACTTCGACTATTTTGGACTTCTGAGTTCTTGGATGATTAACTTCTTAGTAGCTTCCAATTTATAAATTTCAACCTAAAGGTTTGAAGTTttgcctaaattttttttttaaacaacatagcGTCAGACTTATCATAAGAGCATCTTAGACCAAATTCAAAGTGTAAGGAATTTTAAGGGACTGGTTAATTGCCTTGggtataacatatttttaaaatataagctttaTTTAGCTATAATTCACATggtataataaatttttattatataaagtaTGGCATAAAAGAAATGGATTATTAACTTCAGTTCACAGTTCTCAAATTGTATTGGATTGTTGTTAGGTTATTTGTGGTATTAGGATTTGACTTGTGTAATCTTTCTccatagaaaactaaaaattgtaTTCATTCTTTAGGAATTAACTTTTATTTGATttaatcattatttatttattagtgatATAAAGTACATGTGGAGGCTGAATCAGGACTATTAAAACTTACAGACACAAAACCAGTTTGTTTTACCTTTGTACACAAAAACTTCTAAGTGgagtaaagaaatacaaaaaggagctagaaaatagcttttaaaataacagatttttttttttggcatttcttcCTAAACTCAGGAGCAAATTGattagaggaaatatttttttattttatttaggaagAAGAGCTGAGAAAAGCGATTTTAGTGGTGTTTGCAAATAAGCAGGACATGGAACAGGCAATGACTCCCTCAGAAATGGCAAATTCACTTGGGTTACCTGCCTTGAAGGACCGAAAATGGCAAATATTCAAAACTTCAGCAACCAAAGGCACTGGCCTTGATGAGGCAATGGAATGGTAAGTGTCATGTTTCCAGAAGCCATTTGTGGATTTGTGTGTCCATGCATTTGTAATTTCCCTTTGGTCTTAAGGATGAAATCAGATTACTTTGCAGTTTATCATATTAAGTTCCTccacccttttcttttcttccactggTTTTCATCTACATCTGCTTTTGTTTTAGCCACAGGTACTAATTATAGTTAGGTAAACCACCTATCTGCTACATTTCTAGCTTTTTCCCTTACTCACCTCACCCTCCGGTTCCTTATCCTCAGGACTTAGGTTGAGGCTCTCCGCTTCTCAGGAGCCTTCCATACCTCCAGGCCCACTGCCTTACCACACACAGATGTCCTTGTCAGAGATCAGTGATATAGTAGTACTTGTTACACTGTCTTGTAGTTGGTTTGTGCATTTGCTTATTAAATTATCATCTTGAGGACTGAGGCTAGTTTTCATCTCTGAATTATCCACATCTGGCCTGGCTATAGTAGGTAGCAGCCTGGAAAGTGGCTATTTGgttgtttttgatttttcattcaaAGCATAGACAAAGTGAGAGCTAAAATACACCCTTGTGGAAATTGAGTCCATAACCTCATTCTTCTAATATAACCGTCTTAACTTTCATCATTTAAAGTGCTTTGGAATTCATCTTCAGTatgaaatttatattataaaaaattattctctATACCTGGAAATCTGAAGTTAATTTTGTGAAactgttcattttctcttcacaGGTTAGTTGAAACATTAAAGAGCAGACAGTAATTCAGTCACTTTTGCTCCTCTGAAACGAAGACCACATCACATATCCCTTTGGAAACAGTTAAGTGTGCTCCACACTACTAAATTTTAAAGCTGTCTGATTGTCAGCATATACCGAACTGACTGGAACATTTATAATACATAGTAAAACTAAGTATTTGGTTGGAAGGGTAACTCATCGTGATTGAACCAACTGAATGTCTGTCctatataatgtaaaatattccTTCCTTGTTATCTTGTGTTAAGGTATATATTCTATTTGTATGCAGTTCTTATTCAGATACAGTCCTATTAAAGAATGTTCTCTTAATGAGGAAAAAGCCCTCCAGGTTTTAAATTAGTGGTTGCATCTTGTTTGTATTAATACTAATTTATATCTTAATTCAGATTTTTCCCTCTAAAATGAATTAGGTTTTTCCAAAGATTAGGCTCAATAGAGTAGGCCGGAACCTAGCGTGGGTAATTATAGTGTGCATTTCTTAATGACCACTTGGTCTAAGCTGTTTCATTTAAAAGCTTTTGGTTATAggcatgaaataattattttggtGGCTAATTTCACTGACTTATCTGTAATTatcattttatagtatttttagctgtttggaaatttttttcagatttggaCCTACTCAGTCAATTTGTACAGGAATCCTGCCATGTTGCTAGGACATCATTTTTACATCTTCATTTTTATGGACATGGACCCAAAATGCTGATAGACTGGCTTGACTAAAGTCACCTGCCAGGGTGGTGGGAATACAGGGCTTACAGAGAGATTTAAGGGTCAGAAGCTTGTCCCATGAACTATACTATAAATTCCTGGAAGTGCCAACATTGACAACACAACTTAATTCCTTATGTAAAATTAAGCTAATAGAAGTAGACATAGTAGATTCAAAATAATGTCTATAAAATTTTCCATACTAGTAGAGGTAGTAGAAATAGTCCTAAATGGTTATATTTGATTGAATTCACAACACGGTAAACAAAATTTCACATTAAgggaaattttttgaaaacaagACTTATTTTAAGAAGCATTGTAAAGGATGTTTTTACTGCCTTTGGTTCCTTCTATCTACCTGTAATTGAACGTGTAACTTTGGTGAAAAGTCAAAATCTTATTGATTTTAGAGGGAGAGAAACTGAgtattcctgattttaaaaattaggcttACTGCTGCTAGACTATCAAAAACAATTATTTCCTAAGGACTTTTAAAAGGAACTTTACAAACAACCCAGTCTACAGTGAGACAGAAATAAATAGACCTTAGTAATTACTAAAACTGGGAGCAGTGTTTTTCAGGCCTTCTTCCAGGAGCGTGTGTTCCCAGTGTGCCCAGTAGTACTAGCAGCATATAACTGACATTGTGTCATAGTTTGCCAGGCACTCCTGATGGGCAAACTGTCCTTTTCATGTTCATATCCCTGACGTCCAGTATGATGCCTGGCACATTATGGCACCTCAGAATATGTTCATGGTTAAAAATGGTAGGCTGTATGTTTGTCAGCTAGGAAAATAGTACATCAGTGCTTTATACTTGGGTCCCTTTCTGGTCAGTGGCACATAGCTAGTGTTAGACTTGTACCCAAATGGATGAGCACTCCCCAGTGGTTCAGGACATTGTGAAAATAGAAGTGTGGGGAGGCGCAACCCTGGCAGGCAAACAGTGCCTGACAAATAGCCATGGTAGCAAAGGCCCGCACTTGGGTGATCCTGATCCCTCTGATTTGCCACAAAGAATAGGATGGGGTATAGAGCATGCACTGACGTTAAGCTGGTATAAATGAGAAGGTCCTTGTCTAGCAGGAACAGCTGTACAGGTATGTTATAGGAGGttgaatgtttatatttataaaaatctacTGAGTCTTGTTTCATGAGAAGCCTGAAAAGGACCAATCCTGAAATCAGACCTTATGAGTTCTAGGCGCAAAGGGCACTCCATcagtttctgtttggtttttctttttgtacaaATAATATCAAAGGTGTCTTTGAGCGCTAACATTGTTTTATAATTGGTTGGTAGTGGTGCTGTGCCACGTGATCGAATTTAAAGACAAATCGAGAGTGGAGCTCTATTATCAGCATACCTGAGACGCACTTAAATTGT is a window of Odocoileus virginianus isolate 20LAN1187 ecotype Illinois chromosome 23, Ovbor_1.2, whole genome shotgun sequence DNA encoding:
- the ARL1 gene encoding ADP-ribosylation factor-like protein 1, encoding MGGFFSSIFSSLFGTREMRILILGLDGAGKTTILYRLQVGEVVTTIPTIGFNVETVTYKNLKFQVWDLGGQTSIRPYWRCYYSNTDAVIYVVDSCDRDRIGISKSELVAMLEEEELRKAILVVFANKQDMEQAMTPSEMANSLGLPALKDRKWQIFKTSATKGTGLDEAMEWLVETLKSRQ